A genomic region of Halopelagius longus contains the following coding sequences:
- a CDS encoding J domain-containing protein: protein MDRDRLLIGLAAVFAGLTTLFVVLALAYQLFLFAVAVPFGVATYFLWYHASGRLEARTRTRARQRTAGERRANDASRGPGGFEGFGPGRRAASAGGTADGGRRTGGGRQRTVGPRPSNEPSEAEAYRTLGLDADATDDEVKRAYRNRVKEVHPDTDSGDEETFKRVNRAYERLSD, encoded by the coding sequence GTGGACAGAGACCGGCTTCTCATCGGCCTCGCCGCGGTGTTCGCAGGTCTCACTACGCTCTTCGTCGTCCTCGCACTCGCGTACCAACTGTTTCTCTTCGCCGTCGCGGTGCCGTTCGGCGTCGCCACCTACTTCCTGTGGTACCACGCCAGCGGTCGCCTCGAAGCGCGAACGCGGACGCGGGCGCGTCAGCGAACGGCGGGGGAACGCCGGGCCAACGACGCGTCCAGGGGTCCCGGCGGGTTCGAGGGGTTCGGACCGGGACGCCGGGCGGCGAGTGCGGGCGGAACCGCCGACGGCGGGCGGCGGACGGGCGGCGGCCGGCAGAGGACCGTCGGCCCCCGTCCCTCGAACGAACCGTCGGAGGCGGAGGCGTACCGGACGCTCGGACTCGACGCCGACGCCACGGACGACGAGGTAAAGCGGGCCTACCGAAACCGGGTGAAGGAAGTCCACCCGGACACCGACTCGGGCGACGAGGAGACGTTCAAGCGCGTCAACCGCGCGTACGAACGACTCAGCGATTGA
- the pyrF gene encoding orotidine-5'-phosphate decarboxylase: protein MPQSFFDRLRDRIDRVDSVVSVGLDPDRSRIPDHLKEKDLPRWAFNRRIIDETHEHAACYKPNAAFYEDAEGWRSLRETIAYAHGKDVPVLLDAKRADIGNTTRKYAALLDEADAITVNPYMGRDSLQPFLDRSEKGVFILCRTSNPGGSDLQDLELSSGEAVYERVAALADLWNEHGNVGLVVGATAPEELESLREQVPDLPFLVPGIGAQGGDAEAAVEYGLADGVGLVNSSRGIIFAGEDAGESFAKASGQAARKLKMRLNRHREAAE from the coding sequence ATGCCGCAGTCGTTCTTCGACCGCCTCCGCGACCGTATCGACCGGGTCGACAGCGTCGTCTCCGTCGGCTTGGACCCCGACCGCTCCCGAATCCCCGACCACCTCAAGGAGAAAGACCTCCCGCGGTGGGCGTTCAACCGGCGCATCATCGACGAGACGCACGAACACGCCGCCTGCTACAAGCCGAACGCCGCGTTCTACGAGGACGCCGAGGGGTGGCGGTCGCTCCGGGAGACCATCGCCTACGCCCACGGGAAGGACGTGCCCGTCCTACTGGACGCGAAACGCGCCGACATCGGCAACACGACGCGGAAGTACGCGGCGTTGCTGGACGAGGCGGACGCCATCACCGTCAACCCGTACATGGGGCGGGACTCGCTGCAACCGTTCCTCGACAGATCGGAGAAGGGCGTCTTCATCCTCTGTCGCACGTCGAACCCCGGCGGGTCGGACTTACAGGACCTCGAACTGTCGAGCGGAGAGGCCGTCTACGAACGCGTCGCCGCCCTCGCGGACCTGTGGAACGAACACGGGAACGTCGGCCTCGTCGTCGGCGCGACGGCCCCCGAGGAACTGGAGTCGCTTCGAGAACAGGTGCCCGACCTGCCGTTCCTCGTCCCCGGCATCGGCGCGCAGGGCGGCGACGCGGAGGCCGCCGTCGAGTACGGACTCGCCGACGGCGTCGGCCTCGTGAACTCCTCGCGGGGCATCATCTTCGCGGGCGAGGACGCCGGGGAGTCGTTCGCGAAGGCGTCCGGGCAGGCGGCCCGGAAACTGAAGATGCGGCTGAACCGACACCGCGAGGCGGCGGAGTAG
- a CDS encoding amidohydrolase produces the protein MTDAADLVLLDGEVHTLSDADETHEAAAVRDGRIVRLGSSYDISFLVGTETETVELGGRVVLPGFVDAHTHLPMVGRALVHADLSGASGPEECVERLRARAAETDDEWILGFGYDESTWDDDRYLTRDDLDAVSADRPVAAFREDMHVASVNGVVLDRHAAEMPDGDVRREGGDLTGVLVEEAADVLYGEIEPDEAEMERLVRAAQAHANERGVTGIHDMVRKSNAPAVYRELDRDGELTLRVRLNYWSDHLDSLVDLGLKTNHGDGMVRVGAVKTFTDGSFGGRTAKLTEPYDDAPEETGQWVVAPGELEAIVERADEAGLQMSAHAIGDAAVNAVLDAYEACDDPEASRHRVEHAELTDDETVERFAELGVVASVQPNFLKWAREGGLYESRLGERRTETNRYAALRDAGVPLAFGSDCMPLDPLLGVHHAVNAPDEDQRLGVTEALRAYTSGAAYAGFDEDRLGTVEPGKAADLVVLEESPWEHPNTLRDIDVAATVVGGRVVYDGLRDSTGDASEE, from the coding sequence ATGACAGACGCCGCGGACCTCGTCCTCCTCGACGGGGAGGTCCATACCCTTTCGGACGCCGACGAGACGCACGAGGCGGCGGCCGTCCGCGACGGGCGAATCGTCCGCCTCGGCAGTTCCTACGACATCTCGTTCCTCGTCGGCACCGAGACGGAGACGGTCGAACTCGGCGGGCGCGTCGTCCTGCCCGGGTTCGTCGACGCTCACACCCACCTCCCGATGGTCGGGCGCGCCCTCGTCCACGCCGACCTCTCGGGGGCGTCCGGACCGGAGGAGTGCGTCGAACGACTCCGCGCGCGGGCCGCGGAGACGGACGACGAGTGGATTCTGGGCTTCGGCTACGACGAGAGTACGTGGGACGACGACCGCTACCTCACCCGTGACGACTTGGACGCCGTCTCCGCGGACCGACCGGTGGCGGCCTTCCGCGAGGACATGCACGTCGCGTCGGTCAACGGCGTCGTCCTCGACAGGCACGCGGCGGAGATGCCCGACGGCGACGTGCGACGCGAGGGCGGCGACCTGACGGGCGTCCTCGTCGAGGAGGCGGCGGACGTGCTGTACGGGGAGATAGAACCCGACGAGGCGGAGATGGAGCGACTCGTCCGGGCCGCGCAGGCGCACGCGAACGAACGCGGCGTGACCGGCATCCACGACATGGTTCGGAAGTCCAACGCGCCCGCGGTGTACCGCGAGTTGGACCGCGACGGCGAGTTGACCCTGCGCGTGCGCCTCAACTACTGGTCGGACCACCTCGACTCCCTCGTGGACCTCGGCCTGAAGACGAACCACGGCGACGGGATGGTCCGCGTCGGGGCAGTCAAGACGTTCACCGACGGCAGTTTCGGCGGACGGACGGCGAAACTCACCGAACCGTACGACGACGCGCCGGAGGAGACGGGCCAGTGGGTCGTCGCCCCCGGGGAACTGGAGGCCATCGTCGAACGCGCGGACGAGGCGGGGTTGCAGATGTCCGCCCACGCCATCGGCGACGCCGCCGTGAACGCGGTCCTCGACGCCTACGAGGCGTGCGACGATCCCGAAGCGTCGAGACACCGCGTCGAACACGCGGAACTGACCGACGACGAGACGGTCGAACGCTTCGCCGAACTCGGCGTCGTCGCCTCCGTCCAGCCGAACTTCCTGAAGTGGGCGCGGGAGGGCGGCCTATACGAGTCCCGACTCGGCGAGAGGCGGACGGAGACGAACCGCTACGCGGCGTTGCGCGACGCGGGCGTCCCCCTCGCGTTCGGGAGCGACTGCATGCCGTTGGACCCCCTCCTCGGCGTCCACCACGCGGTGAACGCGCCCGACGAGGACCAACGACTCGGCGTGACGGAGGCCCTCCGGGCGTACACCTCGGGTGCGGCGTACGCGGGATTCGACGAGGATCGCCTCGGAACCGTCGAACCCGGGAAGGCGGCGGACCTCGTCGTCCTGGAGGAGTCGCCGTGGGAGCATCCGAACACCCTCCGCGACATCGACGTGGCGGCCACCGTCGTCGGCGGGCGCGTCGTCTACGACGGCCTCCGCGACTCGACCGGCGACGCGAGCGAAGAGTAA
- the hmgA gene encoding hydroxymethylglutaryl-CoA reductase (NADPH) produces MTDETDSGSGDAATLAERVRDGELRLHELEDHADADTAAAARRLLVEEDSGASLDAVGDYGFPAEAADANIENMVGAVQVPLGVAGPVHVNGGALQGERYLPLATTEGALLASVNRGCSVISAAGGAAARVLKSGMTRAPVFRVEDVVEAEALVEWVRDNRSALAEAAESTTSHGELEEVTPYVVGNSVYLRFRYDTKDAMGMNMATIATEEACAVVEEETAAELVALSGNLCSDKKPAAINAVEGRGRTVTADVKVPREVVESRLHTTPEAVAELNTRKNLVGSAKAASLGFNAHVANVVAAMFLATGQDEAQVVEGANAITTAEVRDGDLYVSVSLASLEVGTVGGGTKLPTQAEGLDVLGLRGGGDPPGSNADALAECIAVGSLAGELSLLSALASRHLSSAHSDLGR; encoded by the coding sequence ATGACCGACGAGACGGATTCCGGGTCCGGGGACGCGGCGACGCTCGCGGAACGCGTCCGCGACGGCGAACTGCGACTGCACGAGTTAGAGGACCACGCCGACGCGGATACGGCGGCGGCGGCCCGTCGCCTCCTCGTCGAGGAGGACTCCGGCGCGTCACTCGACGCCGTCGGGGACTACGGCTTCCCCGCCGAGGCGGCGGACGCGAACATCGAGAACATGGTCGGCGCGGTGCAGGTTCCCCTCGGCGTCGCCGGTCCCGTCCACGTGAACGGCGGGGCGCTACAGGGCGAGCGATACCTCCCGCTTGCGACGACGGAAGGCGCTCTCTTGGCGAGCGTCAACCGCGGGTGTTCCGTCATCTCCGCCGCGGGCGGCGCGGCGGCGCGCGTCCTCAAGTCGGGGATGACCCGCGCGCCCGTCTTCCGCGTCGAGGACGTGGTGGAGGCGGAAGCCCTCGTCGAGTGGGTGCGCGATAACCGAAGCGCGTTGGCCGAGGCGGCCGAATCGACGACGAGTCACGGCGAACTGGAGGAGGTGACGCCGTACGTCGTCGGCAACTCCGTCTACCTGCGGTTCCGCTACGACACCAAGGACGCGATGGGGATGAACATGGCCACCATCGCCACCGAGGAGGCCTGCGCCGTCGTCGAAGAGGAGACGGCGGCCGAACTCGTCGCCCTCTCGGGGAACCTCTGTTCCGACAAGAAACCGGCCGCCATCAACGCCGTCGAGGGCCGCGGACGGACCGTCACCGCCGACGTGAAGGTTCCGCGCGAGGTGGTCGAGAGCCGACTCCACACGACGCCGGAGGCAGTCGCCGAACTGAACACGCGGAAGAACCTCGTCGGGTCGGCGAAGGCGGCGAGTCTCGGCTTCAACGCCCACGTCGCCAACGTCGTCGCCGCGATGTTCCTCGCGACGGGGCAGGACGAAGCGCAGGTCGTCGAGGGCGCAAACGCCATCACCACCGCCGAAGTCCGGGACGGGGACCTGTACGTCTCCGTCTCCTTGGCCAGCCTCGAAGTCGGCACCGTCGGCGGCGGGACGAAACTGCCGACGCAGGCCGAGGGACTGGACGTGCTCGGACTCCGCGGCGGCGGCGACCCGCCGGGGTCGAACGCGGACGCCCTCGCGGAGTGCATCGCGGTCGGTTCCTTGGCCGGTGAACTCTCTCTCCTCTCGGCTCTCGCCTCGCGGCACCTCTCCAGCGCTCACTCGGACTTGGGGCGCTGA
- a CDS encoding SHOCT domain-containing protein produces MRELVHRHVPSDPSTRTAYAVGSALLGVPLVFEGGSRLLVGTPLRGLPIWGLGFLPEDLYVGNPVAFVFLLLGVAFCLASYHLARGVAEQAEAAPPEADPTRDAREAAADDDPVSELRARYARGELDDEEFDRRVERLLEVEDATAGDEGTPGTGTDAAASEDRKTRERLGEL; encoded by the coding sequence ATGCGAGAGTTGGTCCACCGACACGTTCCGTCAGACCCCTCCACTCGGACGGCGTACGCCGTCGGGAGCGCACTCCTCGGCGTCCCCCTCGTCTTCGAGGGGGGAAGCAGGCTGCTGGTCGGCACCCCCCTGCGCGGGTTGCCGATTTGGGGGCTCGGGTTCCTCCCGGAGGACCTCTACGTCGGCAACCCCGTCGCGTTCGTCTTCCTCCTCCTCGGCGTCGCGTTCTGCCTCGCGTCGTACCACCTCGCCCGCGGCGTCGCCGAACAGGCCGAGGCGGCCCCGCCGGAGGCGGACCCGACGAGAGACGCCCGAGAGGCGGCCGCGGACGACGACCCGGTGAGCGAGTTGCGGGCGCGGTACGCCCGCGGCGAACTCGACGACGAGGAGTTCGACCGGCGCGTCGAGCGACTGTTGGAGGTGGAGGACGCGACGGCCGGCGACGAGGGAACCCCCGGAACGGGAACCGACGCCGCGGCGTCGGAGGACCGAAAAACGAGAGAGCGACTCGGCGAACTGTAG
- a CDS encoding DUF5817 domain-containing protein, which translates to MYAVVGCNECGNMWLLSDPRTQESANCPRCGKTHRAKKLRRFAEEEDRQAARQARAALLAKKRGDSEAFAETAHVADMERLVEESGIDDREYLEGSGLDADAVDEAGERASKGSQTGSSNRLDVVRDALREGDRPTEEEVAAYAEERGIDGETARDVLERLVRRGDASESRGRYRLL; encoded by the coding sequence ATGTACGCCGTCGTCGGGTGCAACGAGTGCGGGAACATGTGGCTCCTGTCGGACCCTCGCACGCAGGAGTCCGCGAACTGCCCCCGGTGCGGGAAGACCCACCGGGCGAAGAAACTCCGCCGGTTCGCCGAGGAGGAAGACAGGCAGGCGGCCCGACAGGCGCGGGCGGCCCTCTTGGCGAAGAAGCGCGGCGACAGCGAGGCGTTCGCGGAGACGGCGCACGTCGCCGACATGGAGCGACTCGTCGAGGAGTCGGGCATCGACGACAGGGAGTACCTCGAAGGATCGGGCCTCGACGCCGACGCCGTGGACGAGGCGGGCGAACGCGCGTCGAAGGGGTCCCAGACCGGGTCGTCGAACCGACTCGACGTGGTGCGAGACGCCCTCCGGGAGGGCGACCGGCCGACGGAGGAGGAGGTGGCCGCCTACGCCGAAGAGCGCGGTATCGACGGCGAGACGGCGCGGGACGTGCTCGAACGCCTCGTGCGGCGCGGCGACGCCTCCGAGTCGCGCGGGCGGTACCGACTGCTCTGA
- a CDS encoding cupin domain-containing protein → MERVSADDAESVEAVPDVELTMLAGASRLNVQRFRIGAGATVPRHSHEQEQVGYVTAGELVFLVGDEDDPEEVVVGEGDSFAFESEEPHAAENRGDAPAEGVDIFSPPRTAADWGDSGDE, encoded by the coding sequence ATGGAACGCGTCTCCGCAGACGACGCCGAGTCGGTCGAAGCCGTGCCGGACGTCGAACTCACGATGCTCGCGGGAGCCTCGCGCCTGAACGTTCAGCGGTTCCGAATCGGGGCCGGGGCGACGGTGCCGAGACACAGTCACGAACAGGAGCAGGTGGGGTACGTCACCGCCGGCGAGTTGGTCTTCCTCGTCGGCGACGAGGACGACCCGGAGGAGGTGGTCGTCGGCGAGGGCGACTCCTTCGCCTTCGAGTCCGAGGAACCCCACGCCGCCGAGAACCGCGGCGACGCGCCCGCCGAAGGGGTCGATATATTCAGTCCGCCGCGAACCGCGGCCGACTGGGGCGACTCCGGCGACGAGTAG
- the icd gene encoding isocitrate dehydrogenase (NADP(+)), which translates to MSYDKIEAPEAGEKITLADEETGELEVPENPIIPIIHGDGIGTDVGPAAQKVLEAAAEATGRSVEWLRVYAGESAREKYDENLPEDTVQAIKDHRIAIKGPLTTPVGSGFRSLNVALRQKLDLYANVRPTYHIDGVPSPVKDPAAMDMVFFRENTEDVYAGIEWEAGTDDVQQVKEFLSEEMDAGDKLHDGPIGIGVKPITEFGTKRLVRQSIEYALENDRDSVTLVHKGNIMKFTEGAFRDWGYELAEEEFGDVTITEDELWEEYDGEKPEDKLVIKDRIADNMLQQLLTRTDQYDVIATMNLNGDYMSDAAGAQIGGLGIAPGANFGDGLCLAEPVHGSAPKYAGEDKVNPTAMILSGRLMFEYMGWKDAGQLIRDAVEETISSGDVTYDLERQIEGGNKLATSEFADKVVENIEKLS; encoded by the coding sequence ATGAGCTACGATAAAATCGAGGCCCCCGAAGCAGGCGAGAAGATTACGCTCGCCGACGAGGAGACCGGTGAGCTGGAGGTTCCGGAGAACCCCATCATCCCCATTATCCACGGCGACGGTATCGGCACGGACGTCGGTCCCGCCGCGCAGAAGGTGCTCGAGGCGGCCGCCGAGGCGACGGGTCGCTCCGTCGAGTGGCTCCGCGTATACGCCGGCGAGTCCGCACGGGAGAAGTACGACGAGAACCTCCCCGAGGACACGGTACAGGCCATCAAGGACCACCGAATCGCCATCAAGGGCCCGCTCACGACGCCCGTCGGTTCCGGCTTCCGGTCGCTCAACGTCGCGCTCCGCCAGAAGCTCGACCTCTACGCGAACGTCCGCCCGACGTACCACATCGACGGCGTCCCCTCGCCCGTCAAGGACCCCGCCGCGATGGACATGGTGTTCTTCCGGGAGAACACCGAGGACGTCTACGCCGGCATCGAGTGGGAGGCCGGCACAGACGACGTCCAGCAGGTCAAGGAGTTCCTCTCCGAGGAGATGGACGCCGGCGACAAGCTGCACGACGGCCCCATCGGCATCGGCGTCAAGCCCATCACGGAGTTCGGCACGAAGCGTCTCGTCCGCCAGTCCATCGAGTACGCCCTCGAAAACGACCGCGACTCGGTCACCCTCGTCCACAAGGGTAACATCATGAAGTTCACCGAGGGCGCGTTCCGCGACTGGGGCTACGAGCTCGCCGAAGAGGAGTTCGGCGACGTCACCATCACCGAGGACGAACTCTGGGAGGAGTACGACGGCGAGAAGCCGGAGGACAAGCTCGTCATCAAGGACCGCATCGCGGACAACATGCTCCAGCAGCTCCTCACCCGGACGGACCAGTACGACGTCATCGCCACGATGAACCTCAACGGCGACTACATGTCCGACGCCGCGGGCGCCCAAATCGGCGGGCTCGGCATCGCGCCGGGCGCGAACTTCGGCGACGGCCTCTGTCTCGCCGAACCCGTCCACGGGTCCGCGCCGAAGTACGCGGGCGAGGACAAGGTGAACCCGACGGCGATGATCCTCTCGGGTCGCCTCATGTTCGAGTACATGGGTTGGAAGGACGCCGGACAGCTCATCCGCGACGCCGTCGAGGAGACCATCTCCTCGGGCGACGTGACGTACGACCTCGAACGCCAGATCGAAGGCGGCAACAAGCTCGCCACCAGCGAGTTCGCCGACAAGGTCGTCGAGAACATCGAAAAGCTGTCGTAA